AATACAACTAAAATACACTCGTCAATTGATTCGTTCCGCTATGGAAGGTCATATCGGCGAAGCTGGATATGAGAAACATCCGATATTTGACCTTCAAATGCCTAGGGAATGTCCTGAGATTCCTGCTAATCTTTTGAATCCAAAACGTGTTTGGGATAATCCTGAAGCATATGAAGAATTAGCTGAAAAATTAAAAGGAATGTTTGACGAGAACTACGCTCAATTTATTCCTAAAGAAGAAGTGGTCGAGAAAGTTTTGAGCTAAAACTATGAGCATACAAACACTAGAACAATTTATCTCAGAACAACAAACCCAATTTCCACAAGCTAAAGGCGAATTCACAAGATTATTGCAAGCAATATCCTTGGCTGCAAAAATCGTTCACCGGGAAGTTAATAAGGCGGGTTTAGCTGATATATTAGGTAAACTTGGCAATACAAATGTTCAAGGAGAGGAGCAACAAAAACTAGACGTATTTGCCGATCATTATTTTATGGATGCATTGGAGAGAGTAGGCGAGTGTTGTTATTTGGCATCTGAAGAACATGAAGATGGGATTGATCTAACCAAAAGAAATAAATATGCAGTAGGGAAATACATGGTATATTTTTGATCCTTTGGACGGCTCATCTAATATAGATGCAAATGTTTCTGTGGGAACAATCTTTTCTATATACAAAAGAATAAGTACGGGAGAAGAATTGCAGAGTGTAGACTTTAGCCAAACTGGACGTGAACAGGTAGCTGCTGGCTATGTCATATATGGATCTTCAACGATGCTAGTCTATAGTACTGGGAAAGGTGTTAATGGATTCACTTTAGATCCGTCAATTGGCGAGTTCTGTTTATCGCATCCTAGATTAAAGATTCCTGAGAACGGCAAAACATATTCTGTAAATGAAAGTAATTACAATCAATTTTCAATAGCAGTTAAGCAATATCTGCAATATTGTAAAGAGATTGATAAAGATAGCAATAGGCCATATTCATCACGATATATAGGTTCATTGGTAGCTGACTTTCATAGAAATATGATTCAAGGGGGGATATTCCTTTATCCTGATACTTATCAATATCCAAATGGAAAACTGAGATTGATGTATGAATGCAATCCACTAGCTTTTATTGCAGAGCAGGCAGGGGGGATAGCAACAACAGGAGAAAATCCAATATTGGATATTATCCCTACTAAATTGCATCAAAGAACACCATTAATAATTGGAAGTAAGAATATGGTGGAAATGGTCGAGAAATTTATTGTTGAATTTTCCAATGAAGAGCCTTCATTTGCCTGATTTTTTATTAACAAGTTGAAGCAATAAAATATTAAGTTTGCTTAAACTTTTACTTATGAAATTCAGTATTATTTTGGTTTTAACTGCGATGAGTCAGTTAGTCCAAGCTCAAGAAGCTCTTCCATTGTTCTTAAAAGGTCATTGGAGTGTCAATGGTTCTAAAAATTTTGAACAATGGGACGTGGTCTCCAATTCAAGCATGAAAGGTTTTGGTTATAGCCTTTCAGATAATACGCCAGTTATCAGTGAATATCTGGATATTAAAAATTGAAAATGGAAGGCCTATATTGATTGCTACAGTTTTAGGACAAAATAATGGTGAGGCAATAGAATTTCAAGGAAGCATGACTAAGGATAATTCACAAATTCAATTTGAGAATTTTGATCATGATTTTCCACAACAAATTACATATACATACTCAAAAGATTCTTTGGAGAGATTAAATGTTAGGATTTATGGAAAGGGGAAAGAATCTTTTTTTGAAAATGAGTCGCTTAAATTCTCCTGATAAAAAGGGGATAGAATTCGACCAAGAATTGGCAGAAAAGCTCGGTGCAGATGATTATGGAATGAAGTCTTATTATTTTGTAGTGTTAAAGACAGGACCAGAAAAGAATAATAATAAAGAATTCGTTAATGAAGCATTCAGCGGACATATGGCAAATATCAATAGGCTAGTAAAGGAAGAGAAATTAATCGTTGCTGGACCATTTGGAAAAAATAATGATCAATTTCGCGGTTTATTTATCCTCAACAATGTGAAAACAGAAGAGGAAGCTAAAGAGATCCTTGAAACTGATCCAGCAATCAAATCAGGTCTATTGTCCTATACCATCTATCCATGGTATGGATCTGCGGCACTGCCCATGTACTTGCAGTATTCAGAAAAAGTAACCAAATCAAAGTTTTAATATTCTATTAAAGTAGTAAAAGCCACCTTCCCAGGTGGCTTTTTTTTTATCTAATTGTAGAAATACTTATTCTTCTTGTATATAAATTGGATGCTATTTAACACCCATTTCATTGATAATGAATTGTGCATTGTCAATTTTATCAGCAATCCATAATACGTACCTAATGTCAACTCCGATTGACCTACTGTAGCTTTCGTTCCAAGCAAAGTCATTTATGGTAGCATCGTAAGCTCTATCAAAGTTAACTCCGATCAATTCACCATAGGCATTCATTATCGGTGATCCTGAATTACCTCCAGTGGTATCCATGTTATATAGGATATTTACAGGAACATCATTAAGGTCTTTTTTGAAATAATTTCCAAAATTTTTGTCCAACCAATTTGTTTTGATGGACTCTGGGTATGAAAATTCAGGCAATCCAGAATTTCCTTTTTCAATAAGTCCTTTTACAGTCGTAAATGGTTCCATATAAGTAGCATCTGCAGGGCTATAGCCTTTGATATTTCCAAAGGTCAATCTCAAAGTTGAATTTGCATCTGGGATAAAACTTTTCGACTGGAATTTTTCTTTTACGGCGATATAATCTGCCATTAGCTTACTCAAATTTCCTTCTCTACTTTTTTGTTCTTGGGCAAAAGGAGTCATTTCTTTTTCTAATTCCTCTTGGAATGCCATTAATTCATCTGTATAATTCAAAAAGGTATTGGCATCTTTTAAGACGGTATTTTCAAATGCTTTTTGATCCGAAAGTTTAGAATTTGAAATTGCATTGGAGATATAATTTGCAGCTTCTTGTTCATTTTTAAACTTATGGGCAGCTACGAAAGGTAAGCTATTTCCATCTTTCAATTGGTATGCCTGAGAAAACATCGTGCTCGCTATATTTTTATCAACTGCAAGATTGTAGCTTTCATAAAGACCAGCTAATTGTTTTTTGAAACTTTCAATATTTGCATTGAAAAGATCGGTTTTCCTTTTCGTTGACATTTCTTGATTCAGAGCTTCTTTGAAAGAATTCGTTAGACTTGCCAATTGCAATGCTCTTATACCGCTGTAAATATTATTATACCACAGTTCTTTTTCAGCATTTTTCAAAAACTCGGTTATAATGATTGTCAATATCTTGCATCAAAGTACCGTATTGGGCTTTCAATTCAGAATCTGCTTGAATAAATTTCGAGAGTTCCTCATCTTCTTTGATCTTGGTATTTACTAGGTCAATGTTTCTGAGACCTTTCAATTTACCACGATAATTCTTCATCACATTTGCATTTCTTTTGATACGGGTTGCAAGTGCTAACTCAGTTGCTTTATCCTCTTTTCCAGCTTCAAGCATCTGTTGATTTTGAAAATCATATAGTTCTGAAGTATAAGGCAGTAAATATTTCTCTTGATATTCGATATATTGAGCTGGTCTATGACGGAATGTTCTCCCAGGATAACCTAATATAAATACAAAATCATTTTCATTTACTCCTTTAGGATTCACTTTCAGATGTTTCTTAGGTTTGTAAGGAACATTGTTTTTTGAATATTTTGCAGAAGAACCATCAGGAGCTACATAGGCGCGAAGGAAAGAAAAATCACCAGTGTGTCTAGGCCAAACCCAGTTATCGGTTTCTCCACCAAATTCACCAATATTCTGTCTAGGGATATAGACTAATCGTACATCTTCTATGGTTTTATATCTGAACAAAACATAACTCTTTCCAATAAACATTTCAGATACTTCGGCTTTTATAGTTGGATCCTGTGCTTCCGCTTCTTTGGCCAATTCTTTTCTTTTGTTGTTTATTGCATCTATTCTTTGTGCCGGATCGGTAATGTTATTTGTGCCTTCGAGAACTTTCTGTGATACGTCTTCGTAAGAGTCTGTAATCCGAATGTTAAGTCCTTTGGCTTCGATTTCCTGTTCGTGTGAATTTGCGACAAATCCATTTTCTAAATAATTGTGTTCAGGTGTTGAAGCTAACTGAACTGCACTGAATGCACAGTGATGGTTCGTAATGATCAATCCATTAGGTGATACGAATGAACCAGAACAACCACTTACTTGTACCAGTGCATCTACAAGACCGATTTGACCGGGGTTGTAAATTTCTTTTTCACTGATTTTTAATCCTGCTTTTTTTAGACCAGCTTTACTCAGTTCACTG
The Sphingobacterium daejeonense genome window above contains:
- the fbp gene encoding class 1 fructose-bisphosphatase encodes the protein MDGSSNIDANVSVGTIFSIYKRISTGEELQSVDFSQTGREQVAAGYVIYGSSTMLVYSTGKGVNGFTLDPSIGEFCLSHPRLKIPENGKTYSVNESNYNQFSIAVKQYLQYCKEIDKDSNRPYSSRYIGSLVADFHRNMIQGGIFLYPDTYQYPNGKLRLMYECNPLAFIAEQAGGIATTGENPILDIIPTKLHQRTPLIIGSKNMVEMVEKFIVEFSNEEPSFA
- a CDS encoding YciI family protein, whose protein sequence is MSRLNSPDKKGIEFDQELAEKLGADDYGMKSYYFVVLKTGPEKNNNKEFVNEAFSGHMANINRLVKEEKLIVAGPFGKNNDQFRGLFILNNVKTEEEAKEILETDPAIKSGLLSYTIYPWYGSAALPMYLQYSEKVTKSKF